The Leishmania braziliensis MHOM/BR/75/M2904 WGS CADA00000000 data, contig 60, whole genome shotgun sequence genome segment CGCTGGTGTCGTGGCCGTGGTGCAGATTTTCCTCGCTTTGCCGCGTGCGTCTCACATCGTCTCACGACGTCGACCTGTAGCCGTTGAAGGTAAGCGTGGCGCTGTCCTTCCAGTACTCGTAACTGTAGCTGTACACGGCGACACCGTCATCATGGGCTATGACGTACCCCGGTCCCGCAGACACATTATGTGTCCACACCACTAGCGGCAGCTTGTCCAACCCCGCGACTGTGCCAGCGAACGCGCTACTCTGCTTTGGCATCcactccgccgctgcctcaaTCGCCATCCCCTTCTGATCGCCTCCACCGTAAGGAGTTTCCAGCGTGGAGGCGATATGCTCCTGTTGGAAGTAGTAGTGCAAAAAGTACGCGTCGACTggtcggcagcggtgcgccacgACCGTCGACCACGTCACAGCACGCAGTCTCCCGTGGTGCATGTCATGGAAACGAGCGTAGCTCTCTTTCACGTACCAAATCGTCCGATCAGCGCACAGCCTCCTCGCACGTTTATACCGCCTCCGGAGAGTCAAACCGATCATCACGTCTTCATGCTGAAGGCCGCTTTGGCGGTAAAGCGGCTTTAGTACTTCGGAAAATTCCTGAACAGCCAGTAAGGCCAGATCAACGTCAGCGCTCCTCTGCGGCCGTTCCAGTATGATCTGTACGAGGCGACGGTGTAGCAAGAACAGCATGCCTGCGTTGAAGCGAACGTCAAGCATCCTGCGGCTGCTACCCCAGTAGAAGCACTTCGTTTCAGGGACCGACGGCAGCCGGTAGAGGGGCATCTCGCCCTCCCACACGGTAGCCTGCGTGATTGCGGTGCTTCCCATTACCGCAGTGT includes the following:
- a CDS encoding phosphoglycan beta 1,3 galactosyltransferase-like protein — encoded protein: PPPPRQTDTAVMGSTAITQATVWEGEMPLYRLPSVPETKCFYWGSSRRMLDVRFNAGMLFLLHRRLVQIILERPQRSADVDLALLAVQEFSEVLKPLYRQSGLQHEDVMIGLTLRRRYKRARRLCADRTIWYVKESYARFHDMHHGRLRAVTWSTVVAHRCRPVDAYFLHYYFQQEHIASTLETPYGGGDQKGMAIEAAAEWMPKQSSAFAGTVAGLDKLPLVVWTHNVSAGPGYVIAHDDGVAVYSYSYEYWKDSATLTFNGYRSTS